In the Geobacter sp. FeAm09 genome, one interval contains:
- a CDS encoding glyceraldehyde-3-phosphate dehydrogenase, with amino-acid sequence MNRQKPEIHLKEWQRQEAVAEGMLPVIGRLYREHNIVLTVYGRSLVHGTAIDLLKAHRFARLTLDGELTVLDTEPVLEAIAKLDLAPARIDLGKLTVRFRASGMPVDAFVATELAAINTGRTSLLAEPRDIVLYGFGRIGRLLARILIDKAGSGEKLRLRAAVVRKGGADDLTKRASLLRRDSIHGQFNGIITVDEEENAIIANGNMIRIIYSDAPEAVDYTQYGINNAILIDNTGKWRDREGLSRHLACPGIEKVILTAPGKGDIPNVVAGVNNELITPQERVFSAASCTTNAIVPVMKAVNDRFGIVHGHMETCHSYTNDQNLIDNYHKASRRGRSAPLNMVITETGAAKAVAKVIPELAGKLTGNAIRVPTPNVSLAILNLELRQQVTVAEINDYLRGISLDSPLQNQIDYTNSPEVVSSDFVGSRHAGVVDSLATIAEGNRCVLYVWYDNEFGYSRQVVRMVQKMAGLELPTLPC; translated from the coding sequence ATGAATCGACAAAAACCCGAAATCCATCTCAAGGAATGGCAGCGGCAGGAAGCCGTTGCCGAAGGCATGCTGCCGGTCATCGGCCGGCTTTACCGTGAACACAACATCGTGCTGACCGTCTACGGCCGCTCCCTGGTGCACGGTACGGCCATCGACCTGCTCAAGGCCCACCGCTTTGCCCGGCTCACCCTGGATGGCGAACTGACGGTGCTGGATACCGAGCCGGTGCTGGAGGCCATCGCCAAACTCGACCTGGCCCCGGCCCGCATCGACCTGGGCAAGCTCACCGTGCGTTTTCGCGCCTCGGGCATGCCGGTGGACGCCTTTGTGGCCACGGAACTTGCCGCCATCAACACCGGCAGGACCTCGCTCCTGGCCGAACCGCGGGATATCGTGCTCTACGGCTTCGGCCGCATCGGCCGGCTGTTGGCCCGCATCCTGATCGACAAGGCCGGCAGCGGCGAAAAGCTGCGCCTGCGGGCGGCCGTGGTGCGCAAGGGAGGGGCCGACGACCTGACCAAGCGCGCCAGCCTGCTGCGCCGCGATTCAATCCACGGCCAGTTCAACGGCATCATCACCGTGGATGAGGAAGAGAACGCCATCATCGCCAACGGCAACATGATCCGCATCATCTATTCCGACGCGCCCGAAGCGGTGGACTACACCCAGTACGGCATCAACAACGCCATCCTGATCGACAACACCGGCAAGTGGCGCGACCGGGAAGGGTTGTCCCGCCATCTCGCCTGCCCCGGCATCGAAAAGGTCATCCTCACCGCCCCGGGCAAGGGGGACATCCCCAACGTGGTGGCCGGGGTCAACAACGAACTGATCACCCCCCAGGAGCGGGTGTTCTCCGCCGCCAGTTGCACCACCAACGCCATCGTTCCGGTCATGAAGGCCGTCAACGACCGCTTCGGCATCGTGCACGGCCACATGGAGACCTGCCACTCCTACACCAACGACCAGAACCTCATCGACAACTACCACAAGGCCTCGCGCCGCGGCCGCAGCGCACCGCTCAACATGGTCATCACCGAGACCGGCGCGGCCAAGGCCGTGGCAAAGGTCATCCCCGAACTGGCCGGCAAACTGACCGGCAACGCCATTCGGGTGCCGACCCCCAACGTCTCCCTGGCCATCCTCAACCTGGAGCTTAGGCAACAGGTCACCGTCGCGGAGATCAACGACTACCTGCGGGGCATCTCGCTGGATTCGCCATTGCAGAACCAGATCGACTACACCAACTCCCCGGAAGTGGTTTCCAGCGACTTTGTGGGCTCCCGTCATGCCGGGGTGGTGGACTCCCTGGCCACCATCGCCGAGGGCAACCGTTGCGTCCTCTACGTGTGGTACGACAACGAATTCGGCTACAGCCGCCAGGTGGTCCGCATGGTGCAGAAGATGGCCGGTCTAGAGCTGCCGACCCTGCCGTGCTGA
- a CDS encoding GIY-YIG nuclease family protein — translation MEWHVYIILCSDGSLYTGITTDVERRFRQHALGQGAKYFRGRRPVRVVYQEHNHSRSSAASREARIKAMNRDEKLDLLSGRAGIALRGNT, via the coding sequence GTGGAATGGCACGTTTACATCATCCTCTGCTCCGACGGCTCGCTCTATACCGGGATCACCACGGATGTGGAACGGCGCTTCCGCCAGCATGCGCTGGGGCAGGGCGCCAAGTATTTTCGGGGGAGACGACCGGTACGGGTGGTCTATCAGGAACACAACCACAGCCGCTCGTCTGCCGCCAGCCGGGAGGCCCGGATCAAGGCCATGAATCGTGACGAGAAATTGGACCTGCTGTCGGGGCGGGCAGGGATTGCGCTGCGAGGAAATACTTGA
- a CDS encoding Hsp70 family protein: MQIVFGIDFGTTNSALSVYRNGSVEVVAVDGTDDRSGELMRSVLYFNEEHEIYAGREAIRQYVGDGASGRFMQSIKTFLPNTSFDSTEVFGRRYAIDDLVAIILRKIKARGEAHVGCPVESVVLGRPVVFSADPAKDAVAEERLERAARKAGFRNIWFQYEPVAAALAFEETLQAGQERIVFIGDFGGGTSDFSVIRVRGGAFARSDRRSDVLSLGGVYVAGDKFDSQIMWDKVAHHFGRHARYKTMGKDEWVNVPKSIVYTLCQWHRIPLLRSRKTREHIRVIKGTTDDRQAIEHLENIIGDNYGFFLFQAIEKAKCELSDREQALISFRERNLSIDEEIGKEEFETINAENIQQIADCIDAVVARSGLTPDRMDTVFLTGGTSRIPRIQSLFAERFGREKLDNRDAFTSVVHGLGSSVPLFV, translated from the coding sequence GTGCAGATTGTCTTCGGCATCGACTTTGGCACCACCAATTCGGCGCTTTCGGTTTACCGGAACGGCTCGGTAGAGGTGGTTGCCGTGGATGGCACCGACGACCGCAGCGGGGAACTGATGCGCTCGGTGCTCTATTTCAACGAGGAACACGAGATCTATGCCGGCCGGGAGGCCATCCGCCAGTATGTGGGCGACGGGGCCAGCGGGCGCTTCATGCAGTCGATCAAGACCTTCCTGCCCAACACCAGTTTCGACAGCACCGAGGTGTTCGGCAGGCGCTACGCCATCGATGACCTGGTGGCGATCATCCTCAGGAAGATCAAGGCCCGGGGCGAGGCGCATGTGGGCTGCCCCGTGGAGAGTGTGGTGCTGGGGCGGCCGGTGGTGTTTTCCGCAGACCCGGCAAAGGACGCCGTGGCCGAAGAGCGTCTTGAACGAGCCGCCCGCAAGGCCGGCTTCAGGAACATCTGGTTCCAGTACGAGCCGGTGGCGGCGGCCCTGGCCTTCGAAGAGACGTTGCAGGCCGGGCAGGAACGGATCGTGTTCATCGGCGATTTCGGCGGCGGCACCTCGGACTTCTCGGTGATCCGCGTCAGGGGAGGCGCCTTTGCCCGCTCCGACCGGCGCAGCGACGTGCTCTCCCTGGGGGGGGTCTACGTGGCCGGGGACAAGTTCGATTCCCAGATCATGTGGGACAAGGTGGCGCACCATTTCGGACGCCATGCCCGCTACAAGACCATGGGCAAGGACGAGTGGGTCAATGTCCCCAAGAGCATCGTCTACACCCTCTGCCAGTGGCACCGCATCCCGCTTTTGCGGTCGCGCAAGACCAGGGAGCATATCCGGGTGATCAAGGGCACCACCGATGACCGCCAGGCCATCGAGCACCTGGAGAACATCATCGGCGACAATTACGGCTTTTTCCTGTTTCAGGCCATTGAAAAGGCCAAGTGCGAGCTTTCCGACCGGGAACAGGCCCTGATCAGCTTCCGGGAGCGCAACCTCTCCATCGACGAGGAGATCGGCAAGGAGGAGTTCGAGACGATCAATGCCGAAAATATCCAGCAGATTGCGGACTGCATCGATGCGGTCGTGGCCCGCTCCGGGCTGACGCCGGACCGGATGGACACGGTCTTCCTGACCGGCGGCACCTCGCGGATTCCCCGTATCCAGTCTCTTTTCGCCGAACGCTTCGGGCGGGAGAAACTGGACAACCGGGACGCCTTCACCAGCGTCGTCCATGGCCTGGGCTCCAGCGTGCCGCTCTTTGTCTGA
- a CDS encoding TIGR03905 family TSCPD domain-containing protein: MRFSYETAGTCSKRIDIEVEEGVLVSADFIGGCSGNTQAVTALVKQMPVAEVVRRLKGIACQGDTSCPDQLARALEASANR; encoded by the coding sequence ATGAGATTCAGCTACGAAACGGCCGGCACCTGCAGCAAGCGGATCGATATCGAGGTAGAGGAAGGTGTGCTCGTGAGTGCCGATTTCATCGGCGGTTGTTCCGGCAATACCCAGGCGGTGACGGCGCTGGTCAAACAGATGCCGGTGGCGGAAGTGGTACGGCGCCTGAAGGGGATCGCCTGCCAGGGGGACACGTCGTGTCCCGACCAACTGGCGCGGGCCCTGGAAGCGTCTGCGAACAGGTAA
- a CDS encoding bacteriohemerythrin: protein MFKNVSVGTKILGTVATILVLMILVGILSIVRLSSVTGVADDMGRNLMPSVSLLAQMRNTVDTYRRSELQFYLPNTDEDFKRYSDRMVKMQDELKTARQSYDKLDLTDGEKKQIASFDSAWQEYTASTRKVLELIRGGNLEDAQKQTRGEGKKLYDRVNRILGDQQVVNQKEADDGVKQVHEVASLTRTWIIVLVLVGLVIGVVLALVTVRTICSPLRRLASDAEHIATGDLGVQVRVDSEDEVGHLARSFEKMVNSLREMIGTLADSSAQISNSSSEMQTDAEKMAFGAEEVAAQSIGVATASEEMSATSGDIAQNCQLAAESAQRANQAADHGAGVVESSISVMHRIAERVQSSATTVEALGKRSDEIGAIVGTIEDIADQTNLLALNAAIEAARAGEQGRGFAVVADEVRALAERTTKATREIGQMIKAIQQETKTAVSAMEEGVAEVEQGTEEAARSGEALRRIQDEINAVNLQVQQIATAAEEQTATTGEISTNIHQITNVAQNTVEGARNTSTTAQQLSRLSDELQRLVGQFKLAASGNLIDWSASYSVGVPAMDKEHQRLIEIINNLYGAMRSGRGQDAIGTILDELVAYTKTHFSHEERLMQDAGYGGYDEQKRAHEALVQQVTEIQGKYRAGTALGQEVMSFLKSWLVNHIQGLDKRYGPTLNKFEKKRS, encoded by the coding sequence ATGTTCAAAAACGTCAGCGTCGGCACGAAAATCCTCGGTACGGTCGCCACAATCCTTGTTCTGATGATCCTGGTCGGCATCCTGTCCATCGTGAGGCTATCGAGCGTAACCGGGGTGGCCGACGACATGGGGCGCAACCTCATGCCCAGCGTATCGCTGCTGGCGCAGATGCGGAACACCGTGGACACCTACCGGCGCTCGGAACTGCAGTTCTACCTGCCGAATACGGACGAGGACTTCAAACGCTACAGCGACCGTATGGTCAAGATGCAGGACGAACTGAAAACGGCCCGGCAGAGCTATGACAAACTCGACCTGACCGATGGGGAAAAGAAGCAGATCGCCTCCTTCGACTCGGCCTGGCAGGAATATACGGCTTCCACCCGCAAGGTGCTGGAACTGATCAGGGGCGGCAACCTTGAGGACGCGCAGAAACAGACCCGCGGCGAGGGGAAGAAGCTGTATGACCGGGTGAACCGGATCCTGGGCGATCAGCAGGTCGTTAACCAGAAGGAAGCGGATGACGGCGTCAAACAGGTGCACGAAGTGGCGTCCCTAACCCGCACCTGGATCATCGTGCTCGTCTTGGTCGGCCTGGTCATCGGCGTCGTGCTCGCCCTGGTCACCGTCAGGACGATCTGTTCACCGCTGCGCCGCCTAGCGTCCGACGCCGAGCATATCGCCACCGGGGACCTGGGGGTCCAGGTCCGGGTCGATTCGGAGGACGAGGTCGGGCACCTGGCGCGCTCTTTCGAAAAGATGGTCAACAGCCTGCGGGAGATGATCGGCACCCTGGCCGACTCGTCCGCCCAGATCTCGAACTCGTCGTCGGAAATGCAGACCGATGCGGAAAAGATGGCCTTCGGCGCGGAAGAGGTCGCGGCCCAGTCCATCGGCGTGGCCACCGCGAGCGAGGAGATGTCGGCGACCTCGGGGGACATCGCCCAGAACTGCCAGCTTGCGGCGGAAAGCGCCCAGCGCGCCAACCAGGCTGCCGACCACGGCGCCGGCGTGGTGGAAAGCTCCATCTCCGTCATGCACCGCATCGCCGAACGGGTCCAATCTTCGGCCACCACCGTGGAGGCCCTGGGGAAACGTTCCGACGAGATCGGCGCCATCGTCGGCACCATCGAGGACATTGCCGACCAGACCAACCTCCTGGCCCTCAACGCGGCCATCGAGGCCGCCCGGGCCGGGGAACAGGGGCGCGGGTTCGCCGTTGTCGCCGATGAGGTCCGCGCCCTGGCGGAACGGACGACCAAGGCCACCCGGGAGATCGGCCAGATGATCAAGGCCATCCAGCAGGAAACCAAGACCGCGGTGTCCGCCATGGAAGAAGGGGTCGCCGAGGTGGAACAGGGGACCGAAGAGGCGGCCCGCTCGGGCGAGGCGCTGCGGCGGATACAGGACGAGATCAACGCGGTGAACCTCCAGGTGCAGCAGATCGCCACGGCCGCAGAGGAGCAGACCGCCACCACCGGCGAAATCAGCACCAATATCCACCAGATCACCAATGTGGCCCAGAATACGGTGGAAGGCGCCCGCAACACCTCCACCACCGCCCAGCAGCTTTCCCGCCTTTCGGACGAACTGCAACGGCTGGTGGGACAATTCAAGCTGGCCGCATCCGGCAACCTGATCGACTGGAGCGCCAGCTACAGCGTCGGCGTCCCCGCCATGGACAAGGAGCACCAGCGCCTGATCGAAATCATCAACAACCTGTACGGCGCCATGCGCTCCGGCCGGGGCCAGGATGCCATCGGCACCATTCTGGACGAACTGGTCGCCTACACCAAAACCCATTTTTCCCACGAGGAGCGCCTGATGCAGGACGCGGGGTATGGGGGATACGATGAGCAGAAGCGCGCCCATGAGGCCCTGGTGCAGCAGGTTACGGAGATTCAGGGCAAGTACCGCGCCGGCACTGCGCTGGGCCAGGAGGTCATGAGCTTCCTGAAAAGCTGGCTGGTCAATCACATCCAGGGCCTCGACAAACGTTACGGCCCCACCCTGAATAAATTTGAGAAGAAACGCTCGTAA
- a CDS encoding bifunctional aconitate hydratase 2/2-methylisocitrate dehydratase, with protein sequence MIEAYVAHEKERAAQGIPALPLTPEQTAELCKLLVKPPKGKEKFLLNLITNRVSPGVDPAAKVKAEFLAEIVSGKKKSPLIDPVAAIKLLGTMIGGYNVAPLVAALKDKKLADEAATALSHITLVYDAFDEVAALAKAKNAAAATVLKSWADAEWFTNRTGVPETIKVKVYKVDGEINTDDFSPAGDAWSRPDIPLHSLAMGKTRFKDGLATIATFRKEGFQVAFVGDVVGTGSSRKSACNSVLWAIGEEIPYVPNKKTAGVIIGGVIAPIFFNTAQDSGALPLKADVTGMKTGDVIVIDTKKGVITDEKGKKVLSKLTIAPNTVPDEFRAGGRIPLIIGRAVTDKARKALGLKPTTVFTLPDNPKPKAKQAYTLAQKMVGQACGVAGILPGTACEPKMTTVGSQDTTGPMTADELKELACLKFQAPLYMQSFCHTAAYPKPADVKMHKTLPGFTAERGGVALRPGDGVIHSWLNRLLLPDTVGTGGDSHTRFPIGISFPAGSGLVAFAGAMGFMPLDMPESVLVRFKGKLNPGITLRDAVNAIPYWAIKQGLLTVPKKNKVNIFNGRILEMEGLPDLTVEQAFELTDAAAERSAAAGCIQLSEKSIATYLKSNVALMKKLIADGYQDKKTLQNRIKAVEAWLKKPSLLKADKGADYAAVIEIDLADIKEPILACPNDPDDVKLLSEVAGDKIQDVFLGSCMTNIGHFRAAAEIWRGQKFNPEVRTWICPPTRMDQQQLKDEAYFSVFSAFGARIEIAGCSLCMGNQARVPDKSHVYSTSTRNFDDRMGDGARVYLGSAELGAVTAVLGKLPKPAEYMKIYQEKIEPNKEKIYRYLQFDEMPEYK encoded by the coding sequence ATGATCGAAGCCTATGTAGCTCACGAAAAAGAACGGGCGGCCCAGGGAATCCCCGCCTTGCCGCTCACTCCCGAACAGACCGCCGAGCTGTGCAAATTGCTGGTCAAGCCCCCCAAGGGAAAAGAGAAGTTCCTGCTGAACCTGATCACCAACCGTGTTTCCCCGGGCGTTGACCCGGCCGCCAAGGTCAAGGCCGAATTCCTGGCCGAGATCGTCAGCGGCAAGAAAAAGTCCCCGCTCATCGACCCGGTCGCCGCCATCAAGCTGCTCGGCACCATGATCGGGGGCTACAACGTGGCCCCGCTGGTGGCAGCCCTGAAGGACAAGAAGCTGGCCGACGAGGCCGCCACGGCGCTCTCCCACATCACCCTGGTCTACGATGCCTTCGACGAGGTTGCGGCGCTGGCCAAGGCCAAGAATGCCGCGGCCGCCACGGTGCTCAAATCGTGGGCCGACGCCGAGTGGTTCACCAACCGCACGGGCGTGCCCGAAACCATCAAGGTCAAGGTCTACAAGGTGGACGGCGAGATCAATACCGACGACTTCTCGCCGGCCGGCGACGCCTGGAGTCGTCCCGACATCCCGCTGCACTCCCTGGCCATGGGCAAAACCCGCTTCAAGGACGGCCTTGCCACCATCGCCACGTTCCGCAAGGAGGGCTTCCAGGTGGCCTTTGTGGGCGACGTGGTCGGCACCGGTTCTTCCCGCAAGTCCGCCTGCAACAGCGTATTGTGGGCCATCGGCGAAGAGATCCCCTACGTGCCCAACAAGAAGACTGCCGGCGTGATCATCGGCGGCGTCATCGCCCCGATCTTCTTCAATACCGCTCAGGACTCCGGCGCCCTGCCGCTCAAGGCGGACGTGACCGGCATGAAGACCGGCGACGTGATCGTGATCGATACCAAGAAGGGGGTCATCACCGACGAGAAGGGGAAGAAGGTCCTCTCCAAGCTGACCATCGCCCCCAACACCGTGCCCGACGAATTCCGCGCCGGCGGCCGCATTCCGCTGATCATCGGCCGCGCCGTGACCGACAAGGCTAGGAAGGCGTTAGGCCTTAAGCCGACCACGGTCTTCACCCTGCCGGACAATCCCAAGCCCAAGGCCAAACAGGCCTACACCCTGGCCCAGAAGATGGTCGGCCAGGCCTGCGGCGTGGCCGGCATCCTGCCCGGCACCGCCTGCGAACCCAAGATGACCACCGTCGGCTCCCAGGACACCACCGGCCCCATGACCGCCGACGAATTGAAGGAATTGGCCTGCCTCAAATTCCAGGCCCCCCTGTATATGCAGTCCTTCTGCCACACCGCCGCCTATCCCAAGCCGGCCGACGTCAAAATGCACAAGACCCTGCCCGGCTTCACGGCCGAGCGCGGCGGCGTGGCCCTGCGTCCCGGTGACGGCGTGATCCACTCCTGGCTGAACCGCCTGCTTCTGCCCGATACGGTCGGCACCGGCGGCGACTCCCACACCCGGTTCCCCATCGGCATCTCCTTCCCGGCCGGTTCCGGCCTGGTGGCCTTTGCCGGCGCCATGGGCTTCATGCCGCTGGACATGCCCGAATCGGTCCTGGTGCGTTTCAAGGGCAAGCTCAATCCCGGCATCACCCTGCGCGATGCGGTGAACGCCATTCCTTACTGGGCCATCAAGCAGGGTCTTCTGACCGTGCCCAAGAAGAACAAGGTCAACATCTTCAATGGCCGTATCCTGGAAATGGAAGGCTTGCCCGACCTGACCGTGGAGCAGGCCTTCGAACTGACCGACGCCGCTGCCGAGCGCTCGGCCGCCGCAGGCTGCATCCAGCTCTCCGAGAAGTCCATAGCCACGTATCTGAAATCCAACGTGGCCCTGATGAAGAAGCTGATCGCCGATGGTTACCAGGACAAGAAGACCCTGCAAAACCGCATCAAGGCGGTTGAGGCCTGGCTCAAGAAGCCGAGCCTGCTGAAGGCCGACAAGGGGGCCGACTACGCGGCCGTGATCGAGATCGATCTGGCGGACATCAAGGAGCCGATCCTGGCCTGCCCCAACGACCCGGATGACGTCAAGCTGCTCTCCGAGGTGGCCGGCGACAAGATCCAGGACGTGTTCCTCGGTTCCTGCATGACCAACATCGGCCATTTCCGCGCCGCAGCCGAAATCTGGCGGGGCCAGAAGTTCAATCCCGAGGTCCGCACCTGGATCTGCCCGCCGACCCGCATGGATCAGCAGCAGCTCAAGGACGAGGCGTATTTCTCGGTCTTCAGCGCCTTCGGCGCCCGCATCGAGATTGCCGGCTGTTCGCTCTGCATGGGCAACCAGGCTCGCGTGCCGGACAAGTCCCACGTCTACTCCACCTCGACCCGCAACTTCGACGATCGCATGGGAGACGGCGCGCGCGTCTACCTCGGTTCCGCCGAGCTGGGAGCGGTGACGGCCGTTTTGGGCAAACTCCCCAAACCGGCGGAGTATATGAAGATCTACCAGGAGAAGATCGAGCCGAACAAGGAGAAGATCTACCGGTATCTGCAGTTCGACGAGATGCCCGAATACAAGTAG
- a CDS encoding DUF2269 family protein, with protein MMQFLYSHKVKLLLRTLHTFASCAWIGGVSAVMIILNNDRRTINGDELFAFNSAITTIDDMLIGPAAALSLLSGALLCLTSKWGFFKHGWVIMKWVGTLAAIYVGVAYLNPWMRDLAHFADILRDNAAQSIDYQQLFHKGIVAVSLQIGALVLLVAVSIFKPDLELLPGEHELRQLVPLGVPRKALRLHAWVAATARRSLNANRFP; from the coding sequence ATGATGCAGTTTCTCTACAGCCACAAGGTCAAGCTCCTGCTGAGGACCCTTCATACCTTTGCTTCGTGCGCCTGGATCGGCGGCGTCTCGGCCGTTATGATAATCCTCAACAATGACCGCCGCACCATCAACGGCGACGAGCTGTTCGCCTTCAATTCCGCCATCACGACCATCGACGACATGCTCATCGGGCCGGCTGCCGCCCTGTCGCTTTTGAGCGGAGCGCTGCTCTGCCTTACGTCCAAATGGGGTTTTTTCAAGCATGGCTGGGTAATCATGAAGTGGGTGGGGACCCTGGCCGCCATCTACGTGGGGGTGGCCTACCTCAATCCCTGGATGCGGGATCTGGCGCATTTTGCGGACATCCTCCGGGACAATGCCGCCCAGAGCATCGATTACCAGCAGCTGTTCCACAAAGGAATCGTTGCTGTTTCCCTGCAGATCGGCGCCCTGGTCCTGCTGGTGGCCGTATCCATCTTCAAACCAGATCTGGAACTGTTGCCGGGCGAACACGAACTGCGGCAACTCGTGCCCCTCGGCGTCCCCAGAAAGGCCCTGCGCCTGCACGCCTGGGTTGCGGCCACGGCGCGGCGCTCGCTCAATGCGAACCGTTTCCCCTGA
- the amrB gene encoding AmmeMemoRadiSam system protein B: protein MQRQAAVAGQFYPGMREQLRTVLDGLVPRVAEKRRVLGIIAPHAGYIYSGAIAGTVYGQIAMPSSVLIMGPNHHGAGAAAALYPEGEWLTPLGAIAIDSRLTALLQRHVPFVEPDSSAHRFEHSLEVQVPFIQHVRSDAAMAALCLGHGDFSAVREIGRGIAAAVREYGEDVLIVASSDMTHYETADSARRKDELALARVLAFDPEGLLKVCHSEHITMCGVIPAAVMLVACRELGATRAEVAAYGNSGAITGDTNQVVGYAAVSVW from the coding sequence ATGCAGCGTCAAGCGGCGGTTGCGGGACAGTTCTATCCCGGCATGCGGGAACAGCTTCGAACCGTTCTGGACGGGCTGGTCCCGCGGGTGGCGGAAAAGCGGCGCGTTCTGGGCATCATCGCGCCCCATGCCGGTTACATCTATTCCGGGGCCATTGCCGGCACGGTCTATGGCCAGATCGCCATGCCTTCCTCCGTATTGATCATGGGTCCCAATCACCACGGCGCGGGAGCGGCCGCCGCCCTCTATCCCGAGGGCGAATGGCTGACCCCGCTCGGCGCCATTGCCATCGATTCCCGCCTCACCGCCTTGCTGCAGCGGCACGTCCCCTTTGTTGAGCCCGACAGCAGCGCCCACCGTTTCGAGCATTCCCTCGAGGTCCAGGTTCCCTTTATCCAGCATGTGCGTTCCGATGCCGCCATGGCGGCGCTCTGTCTCGGCCACGGCGACTTTTCGGCGGTGCGGGAGATCGGCAGGGGGATTGCTGCGGCAGTACGGGAATACGGTGAGGATGTGCTGATCGTAGCCAGCTCGGATATGACCCATTATGAAACGGCCGATTCGGCCCGGCGCAAGGACGAGTTGGCGTTGGCGCGGGTGCTGGCCTTTGATCCGGAAGGCTTGCTGAAGGTTTGCCACAGCGAGCACATTACCATGTGTGGCGTGATTCCGGCGGCGGTCATGCTGGTGGCGTGCCGCGAACTGGGGGCCACCCGGGCCGAAGTGGCCGCCTATGGCAACAGCGGCGCGATTACCGGCGACACCAATCAGGTGGTGGGGTACGCGGCGGTTTCGGTATGGTAG
- the scpB gene encoding SMC-Scp complex subunit ScpB has product MSLPAIIESIIFAADAALSLDRLCEMLPEYERNDIKAALAELAEFHEGRGGGFGLAEVAGGWQFRTHPVLQEYVLRHIKTRIAKFSQSALETLAIIAYRQPLTRAEVEHLRGVDCGGVLKSLLEKKLVKILGKKDIPGRPLIYGTSKEFLEVFGLKDLKSLPTLREIQALDEAPRFERQEELPLEPDQAAPMADDSSLPFDGPE; this is encoded by the coding sequence ATGTCTTTGCCTGCCATTATCGAAAGTATCATCTTTGCCGCCGATGCGGCCCTGTCCCTCGACCGGTTGTGCGAGATGCTGCCCGAATACGAACGCAACGACATCAAGGCCGCTTTGGCGGAACTAGCCGAATTCCACGAGGGGCGGGGAGGGGGCTTCGGGCTCGCGGAGGTTGCCGGTGGCTGGCAGTTCAGGACCCACCCGGTATTGCAGGAATACGTGCTCCGGCACATAAAGACCAGGATCGCGAAATTCTCCCAATCGGCCCTGGAAACCCTGGCCATCATCGCCTACCGCCAACCGCTGACCCGGGCCGAGGTGGAGCACCTGCGCGGCGTCGATTGCGGCGGCGTCCTCAAGTCGCTTCTGGAGAAAAAGCTGGTCAAAATCCTCGGCAAGAAGGATATTCCCGGCCGGCCGCTGATCTATGGAACATCGAAAGAGTTTCTTGAAGTATTCGGTCTTAAAGACCTGAAAAGCCTGCCAACTTTGCGGGAGATCCAGGCTCTTGACGAGGCTCCCCGGTTTGAACGCCAGGAGGAGCTGCCGCTGGAGCCGGACCAGGCGGCCCCCATGGCCGATGACAGCTCTCTTCCTTTCGACGGACCGGAATAA
- the mscL gene encoding large conductance mechanosensitive channel protein MscL has product MLKEFKEFALKGSVIDLAVGIIIGAAFNKVVQSLVTDIIMPPVGLLVGKMDFSSLFINISGKTYETLAEAKKAGAATINYGLFINTLVDFTIMAFVVFLMVKQINRLRREGTPAPATTKDCPFCLSAIPLAATRCSHCTSTVEPQ; this is encoded by the coding sequence ATGCTGAAAGAGTTCAAGGAATTTGCACTCAAGGGCAGTGTTATCGACCTGGCGGTCGGCATCATTATCGGCGCGGCTTTCAACAAGGTGGTGCAATCGCTGGTGACCGACATCATCATGCCGCCGGTCGGGCTCCTGGTCGGCAAGATGGATTTTTCCTCGTTGTTCATCAATATTTCCGGGAAGACCTACGAGACCCTGGCCGAGGCCAAGAAGGCCGGTGCCGCCACCATCAATTACGGACTCTTTATCAATACCCTCGTGGACTTCACCATCATGGCCTTCGTGGTCTTTCTCATGGTCAAACAGATCAACCGTTTGCGGCGTGAGGGAACACCCGCCCCAGCCACCACCAAGGATTGTCCTTTCTGTCTGTCGGCGATACCGCTTGCGGCGACCCGCTGCTCGCACTGCACGTCAACAGTCGAGCCCCAGTAG